In the genome of Calothrix sp. PCC 6303, the window CAACCCAATCAATGCTGCTGGACTTGTTACCGCAGCACTTGAAGGATTCAAGTAATAATTACCAACACGAGATGAGCCAGCACTAGCCTGCTGAGGAGCGCTATTCTTCTTGTCTGGAGTAAAAAGATTACCGCGAGAAGATCCTCCGACTGTTTGGCTAGGAGCGCCATTCCCTTTTTTGGGAATGAAAAAATTGCCGCGAGAAGCTCCCCCAATTGTTTGACTAGGAGCGCCATTCCCTTTTTTAGGAATAAAAAAATTGCCGCGAGAAGCTCCACCAGTTGCGCTGCTAAGAGTGCTATTTTTTGGAGGTGGTGTAAATGTGACAGCATAGGCACTACTCCATGCACTGCTAGCAACCAGAGCGATAACGCTCAAGGTACTAACTAAAGATCGATGTTTCATGATGTTTCACCCATTTTTACTAAAATCCTGATCTATAAATATGCTGAACTAATTAGTCTTAAAAATCTCTTTTCTTCTAATTTTCAGCCCAATCTGAATAGGGATCATATTAGCTGTTATAAGCGACTTTTAACAGAAATGCTACAAAAAGATTGCCTTTTTACTAACAAGATACACACGTAATATTACTTACCTAAATCCAGTTTCCAACTAAAACAAAGGCAGACCAAAAGAACGGATCGCGGAAATCAGATTTGCGAATTAGACCTATTTGTGCCTGACGTAGAGCTTCTGCTTTAGTAGTTTGAGGTTGCCGTAGTTGTTGATAGAAGCTAGTCATGAGCATTTCTGCTGCTTTATCTTTGACAGGCCAAAGTGTGGCAACAGTGGAACGGGCACCAGATTTAACAGCTAAACCAGCTAGTCCTAAGACAGCGCGATCATCTCCAGTTGCTGTATCACAAGCACTCAGTACCAGTAATTCGATCGCTTTTGATGAATCTCCGCTGCGATTTTTGAGGAGTTCTGACAATTCTTTCACATTAACTTGTCCGTCCCACGTAAGTAAGTAGGTATCTTCGAGACGAGAACTAAATTGTCCGTGGGTTGCCAAGTGAACAATATCAGCATTCCCAGATTTGACGCGATCGCCTAACGCTGTACTGGTAAACTTTTGGTTGAGTAATAAGTAAGATGGTACAGACTTGGAGATTTGCTTGACTTCTGATTCCACCGCAGGCAATGCCGCAAAACCAGAACGAGATTCGCTAATACCAGCAACAATCGCATTAATTTTATTTTGCTGAAATGAGTGAGCAGCCATAAGTTGCAATCCTGGAGAAAGGGCAACTGCATATTTCTCAATCAAATATTGCTTACCGTCATACAAAGCTGCCATTGGTATATTTCGCAGTTTTCCATCCAACACAAATACTAGTGTTTTAGTTTCTTTAAAAGTTCCATCCTGTTCTGCGGGACGAATCAACCAATCATAAATTTTTTGGGTAAATCGTTCCCTATCTTTAGAATCAGAAACAGGATTGAGTGCAGTTAACAAATTACTAAGGGTTTTTTCAATTTCTGCTTGAGGTTTGGGGATGACGTAATAACGTAATGGTTTACCAGATTGAGAAACAATTGTTGTTAAACGATCGGGGAGAATAATCGGGTAAATAACTGCTGCGGTGGGGTCAACTTTATCAATTTGCTGCGCTTTATCTAAACATGCTTCCCGAAAAAAGTTATCCAGTTCAGCAACTTGGAGAGATTCTATCAATTCACGAGCTTGCATCAAATCTGCTTGACTTGGTTGCTCATCCAGGAGTAAACCCACTAACTCACGGTAAACAGGTTCCACACTTTCTTTAAAAGAAAATTGAACATCGGAATTAACGGCAACCAAATCAGAACGCAATGCCTTTAATGACTTAACAGCTTCTATATAGGCTGAAATTGCTTCTGCTCTATTACCTTGTTGTTTATATAACTTCCCTACCTGCCATGCTGATTGAGCGATAATATCGTCAGCTTGGAGTTGACGGGCAATATTCAGGGATTTATCAGCTAATTTTTTTGCCTCATTCCACTCAGAAGTGTAATTATATATTTGTCCCCATTGATACAGCGCATGGGCTTCTGCGGGAGCGTCCTGAATTAGATTAGCAGACTTAACTGTAGCTGCCATAAGTTGTGCTAAGTCTTTGCTTGGTACAACTTGGTCAGGTTTTGACAATTTATTTACAGTCGCTGCAAAATTTATTGCTGTATAAAGAGAATCGTGGCTGGGAGGCAGTTGTGTTAACTGTTGTAGCAATCGAGGTGCGATGGGTATAGCGTATTCCAGTTTGTCATAATCCAGCAATAACTTGAACTGAGCTAAACGTGCTTGTAATACTTCATTGGGATTAGTAGCAGCTTTTTCGGCATCTTCAAAGTAATTTAATGCTGCTTCTGGATCTTTTAAATGTGAAGCATTTTTTCCCAGACTTGCAAAAATAGAGCTTAACTGGGTTTTCGATTGAATTTTATTTGCTGTAACTAAACTTTGTTCCAATAATTGCTGACTTTTGGCATCCCCAATTGCCTGCAAAGCTAAACCAAGCGATCGCAATCCACCTACTTTGACTTCTGAGTCTGGCATGGTTGCCAATTTTTGGGTTAATGCTTCTAATTGTTGACGAGAACGACGATAAAATCCTAAACTTTGTAACGCTTGTGCTTGGTTTATTTGACTACCTATGCTTCCAGTAGTATCACCAGCTTGCTCATAATATTTTTGCGCCTGTTGCCAAGTTGCGATCGCACTTTCAGATCTACCTGTATGCATCTGTAAATTTGCTTGGCTATTCAGTATTTGTGCCCAGACAATTGCACTGGCAGCAGGTTTAACTGTTTGTAAAATTTTTAAACTTTGGTCAATTGAGTTATTCGCAGATTCCCATTGATTAAGCTCTTGTTGTGCCAGTGAGAGGTAACTTAGACTTAAAGCTTCATTTATGCGATCGCCTTGACTATTATACTGTTGGACTGCCGTTTGCCAAGCTGTCGCAGCTTCCGCAAAATGTCCAGATTGGTAAAGTTTTCGCCCTTGCTCTAGCCCATTGCTAACTTGGGAACTAGAAATAACAGGTGTTGTGACAGAGGAAACATTTGCCGGAGATGCTTCGATAGATGCAATGGTAAATGCTAAACACAAACTTAATACACTGAGGCTGACATACAACCAACGAGTTTGTTTAATTCGGAAAGCCATAAATAATTAACCAAGATTCATAACAGCTTTTAAAAAATAAGTCACAATACAAGTGCTTAAACAATCAGTAAACTTATATTGCCCAACTTGCAACCGGATCTACCAAAATTTCTTATCGAAAATATCTGCTAGGAACATAGTTTGTTAAACAGAGCCTAGGAACTAGGTTCGGCAAGGTTTAGGCATATTGCTGTTGACTTAGATGTAATTTCGACACTTTTCTTTCATACAATCTTTGTGTCATCGAGTGGTTCCTAGGCTCTGCCTGTTACTAATACAAAAACAGGCAAGACTTCGGCGTGAGCGCTACTTTACCTCCGGTACACTTCGTTCCGACAGGCTCAGGAACCATCGAACGCTGCCTATTCCACAATATTGGATCATCTTTTTTGTGGAGTTCTCTGACCCAAATAGTGGAAAATGTTTAAGATTGGAAGATAAATCAGTATTTTCTCTAGTTCCATTTGTAAAAAAAGACAGTCACTATATTGATAGTTATAATTACATACCATAGGAATATGATTTGATTATTGAAAATATAGCAGGGTCTGTATAGCCTCACGGCATCTCAGAACAGCGGAGTTTAACCCAGTACTATTTAAGTATTTAAGGTGTAACGAAATTTATTCTTTAAAGCACCCATATCAGTATGACTACTTGCATCGTAAAATACCTAATTTTACAATCACAAGCGCAGGCTACGCCAACATAAATCAAATAAATCAAATCATAATTCTAGATGTTTAAATAACAATAATTAACTAGATGAATGCGAAATAAATAATAATTAAACCTCATCTATTTTCAAATCTTGAGTTTTGATTTTTTGTTGCATCATTGCGTAGACGCGTAGCGGCTTCCCGGAGGGTCGTAAGGTAGACATAAAGCAGCTTGTTGCAGAATAGCATAAGCCATTAGGGCTGGCTGCGCCTACTCAAAATATTTGCAGAAAACTACAGTTATCAAGCTAGACGAGATTTACTAGCATTAAATCCTCCGTGTAAATTACAGATAAGGAGAAGATTATCAGGTGAAGCAATTTATTATTAAAAACTCTATTATGAATTCAGTCTTTGAGCAAAAAAAAAATAATTATTTAGATATTCTTCCTGATGTAAAATTTATAACATTTGGTTTAATTGTTGCGGTTTTGCTATGCAACCATCAGCAAGGATTCTGCGGGGAAGCGATCGCTCAAACTTCTAATCCCAATTCTTTACCAAGCGATCGCACTCCTGTAACTCCCTTACCATCGGATGTACTGCCACAACCGTCACAGCAAGAACCATTAGTTCCACCTTCACAACCACAAGAAAACCAAATTCCCGCAGTTGATGATCCGAATGTTAAATTTAAGGTCGATCGCGTTGAAGTTGTTGGCAGTACAGTATTTAAACCAGAAGATTTTATTCCTGTGACATCCCCTTTTGTAGGGCGAGAATTAACATTTGCAGAGTTGCTACAAGTTAAAGATGCTGTCACCAAGCTCTACACAGATAAAGGTTATGTGACAACAGGTGCTTTAATTACACCGCAGACAGTAGAATCTGGAATAATCAAAATTCAGGTAATTGAAGGTAGTCTTCAAGAAATCAAAATTGTCGGCAACCGACGGTTAAACACCAAATATATTAGATCGCGCATTCAACTTGGTGCAGGAAAACCCTTGAATGTGCCGCATTTAATGGAAAAACTCCAACTTATCCGACTCGATCCCCGTATCCAAAACCTATCAGCCGAATTGCAAACAGGAGTCCGTCCAGGAACCAATAGTTTACAAGTTGAAGTCAAAGAAGCTGATACTTTTAAATTAACTACTACCTTAGATAACGGACGATCGCCTAGTGTGGGTAGTTTTCGTCGAGGTATAGATCTACAAGAAGCCAATTTACTGGGATTGGGCGATACACTAAGTGTAGGCTATGCCAATAGTGATGGTAGTAATGCTGTCAATCTCAATTACACCCTACCAGTGAATGCCCGTAATGGAAGTGTATCCTTTGGTTATAACCAGGGATGGAATAATGTCATTGAAAAACCGTTCACTGTCCTTGATATTCAATCAAATAGCAAATCTTACGACTTTAGTTATCGACAACCACTAATACAGAAACCAACCCAGGAATTAGCTGTGGGGTTATCTTTCTCTCGTCAAGAGAGCCAAACAGAATTAGGTATCGACAACATTGGAGGTTTTCCCTTGTCACCTGGTGCAGATGCGGATGGCAAGACCAAAATTTCCGCCCTACGGTTTACTCAAGAATATACTCAACGTAGTAACAAGCAAGTTTTCGCAGCGCGATCGCAATTTAGTCTGGGAGTAGATTGGTTCGATGCCAACGTTAATGATAATGCCCCAGATAGCCGCTTTTTTAGCTGGAGAGGACAAGCACAATGGGTACGACAATTAAAGCCAGACACTCTATTTTTAGTCAAGGGTGATTTGCAAGCAGCAGCAGACTCTCTAGTACCCTTAGAGCAATTTGGTTTAGGTGGACAAAGTGTACGCGGCTATCGTCAAGACGCGTTACTTACAGATAACGGCATGTTATTGTCCGCAGAATTTCGGTTGCCAATTTTTCGTGCCGCCAAAATGGGAGGAGTGTTACAATTAACACCCTTTATTGATGTTGGCAAAGGCTGGAATCAAAACGGGAAAAATCCGTCACCAAGTATGCTCGTAGGTACAGGATTAGGACTGGTATGGAAACAAGGTGACACTTTCACAGCACGCTTAGATTGGGGTATACCACTCAAGGCAGTTGAGGGAGAAAAGAATAGTCTCCAAGAAAATGGGCTGTATTTTTCAGTTAGCTATTCGCCGTTTTAGCTGAAACAGCAGCAGCCTAGACGTGGGGATTCTCCGAAGCTGTTGACTTTGTTGAAAATTGGGCGATTTTTGGTACTTTTGTTTATGGCGTTTAATCTTTCGTTAAAACCTTACCGAAATACAAGTTTCAGCCATCGTGACTATCCACGTTTTTTGCATGAACGAAATCCCAAAAAAGGTACAGAGTCAACAGCCTAGTTCCCTACCCCTACTAGAAGACTTTTACAGCTAACGCTGCGCGAAGAGCATACAGCAAAACCTCACTTGTGCTGTGGTTCCCAAAAGTTAATTTTCACAGAATGAGGTTGCGATCGCAATTATGCAGGGAGTGCGATCGCTTAAAAATACAAATAGGTTGTTGGATGTCATACAAGGGTCAAAAATCCGGGAGATTGAGCATCAAAGGATTTTATAACCTCAATAATAATTGGGATTAAGCAAGAAAAAATAAATTTTAGTGCTTAGTTTCTCGCCAAAAACTCTTGAACAGTAATAATTTCAATACCTCGAAATGGATTTAATACCAGCAAATCATTATCTCCAGTGATAATAGACTCAGCTTTTCCACTGACTGCCAATTCTAAATATTTATCATCTTTTGGGTCTCGACATTTGTCAATTTGCTCTTCCACATCAATAAAATCAACTGTCTTTGTAAAATTTTCTAGAAATTCCTGCCGTCTTTCCA includes:
- a CDS encoding CHAT domain-containing protein, which codes for MAFRIKQTRWLYVSLSVLSLCLAFTIASIEASPANVSSVTTPVISSSQVSNGLEQGRKLYQSGHFAEAATAWQTAVQQYNSQGDRINEALSLSYLSLAQQELNQWESANNSIDQSLKILQTVKPAASAIVWAQILNSQANLQMHTGRSESAIATWQQAQKYYEQAGDTTGSIGSQINQAQALQSLGFYRRSRQQLEALTQKLATMPDSEVKVGGLRSLGLALQAIGDAKSQQLLEQSLVTANKIQSKTQLSSIFASLGKNASHLKDPEAALNYFEDAEKAATNPNEVLQARLAQFKLLLDYDKLEYAIPIAPRLLQQLTQLPPSHDSLYTAINFAATVNKLSKPDQVVPSKDLAQLMAATVKSANLIQDAPAEAHALYQWGQIYNYTSEWNEAKKLADKSLNIARQLQADDIIAQSAWQVGKLYKQQGNRAEAISAYIEAVKSLKALRSDLVAVNSDVQFSFKESVEPVYRELVGLLLDEQPSQADLMQARELIESLQVAELDNFFREACLDKAQQIDKVDPTAAVIYPIILPDRLTTIVSQSGKPLRYYVIPKPQAEIEKTLSNLLTALNPVSDSKDRERFTQKIYDWLIRPAEQDGTFKETKTLVFVLDGKLRNIPMAALYDGKQYLIEKYAVALSPGLQLMAAHSFQQNKINAIVAGISESRSGFAALPAVESEVKQISKSVPSYLLLNQKFTSTALGDRVKSGNADIVHLATHGQFSSRLEDTYLLTWDGQVNVKELSELLKNRSGDSSKAIELLVLSACDTATGDDRAVLGLAGLAVKSGARSTVATLWPVKDKAAEMLMTSFYQQLRQPQTTKAEALRQAQIGLIRKSDFRDPFFWSAFVLVGNWI
- a CDS encoding ShlB/FhaC/HecB family hemolysin secretion/activation protein, which gives rise to MNSVFEQKKNNYLDILPDVKFITFGLIVAVLLCNHQQGFCGEAIAQTSNPNSLPSDRTPVTPLPSDVLPQPSQQEPLVPPSQPQENQIPAVDDPNVKFKVDRVEVVGSTVFKPEDFIPVTSPFVGRELTFAELLQVKDAVTKLYTDKGYVTTGALITPQTVESGIIKIQVIEGSLQEIKIVGNRRLNTKYIRSRIQLGAGKPLNVPHLMEKLQLIRLDPRIQNLSAELQTGVRPGTNSLQVEVKEADTFKLTTTLDNGRSPSVGSFRRGIDLQEANLLGLGDTLSVGYANSDGSNAVNLNYTLPVNARNGSVSFGYNQGWNNVIEKPFTVLDIQSNSKSYDFSYRQPLIQKPTQELAVGLSFSRQESQTELGIDNIGGFPLSPGADADGKTKISALRFTQEYTQRSNKQVFAARSQFSLGVDWFDANVNDNAPDSRFFSWRGQAQWVRQLKPDTLFLVKGDLQAAADSLVPLEQFGLGGQSVRGYRQDALLTDNGMLLSAEFRLPIFRAAKMGGVLQLTPFIDVGKGWNQNGKNPSPSMLVGTGLGLVWKQGDTFTARLDWGIPLKAVEGEKNSLQENGLYFSVSYSPF